A window of the Lolium perenne isolate Kyuss_39 chromosome 7, Kyuss_2.0, whole genome shotgun sequence genome harbors these coding sequences:
- the LOC127318011 gene encoding protein MLO, with product MATTGGRELPNTPTWAVALVVLVLVLISVALEQALHKLTHWFHKRQKKALGEALEKMKAELMLVGFISLLLTVFQTPISKICISHKAGNVMLPCKLPAPYAGSGDDGEKDNRRRLLSFFQDETHRRSLATAVADVCASKGKVALMSTSSLHQLHIFIFVLAVFHVAYSVISMTLSRLKMKKWKKWEAETASLEYQFANDPLRFRFTHQTSFVKRHMGLSSVTGVRWIVAFFRQFFRSVTKVDYLTLRQGFINAHLSPNIKFDFHKYIKRSLEDDFKVVVGISLPLWFVAILTLFLDFKGISTLTWITFVPLVILLCVGTKLEIIIMEMAQEIQDRATVIKGAPVVEPSNKFFWFNRPDWVLFLIHLTLFQNAFQMAHFVWTLATPGLKKCFHENIGLSVMKVVVGLGLQIMCSYITFPLYALVTQMGSNMKRTIFDEQTAKALQNWRNTARERKKTRDTDMLTAQMIGDATPSRGTSPVPSRGASPVHLLHKSKKRSDDFESAPTSPKNEMEASDMYPVVAHRVLKLNPSDRRRSASSSALDSDVSAEFSFSMQH from the exons ATGGCGACAACGGGAGGGCGGGAACTGCCGAACACGCCGACATGGGCGGTGGcgctcgtcgtcctcgtcctggTGCTCATCTCTGTCGCGCTGGAGCAGGCCCTGCACAAGCTCACCCAT TGGTTCCACAAGCGGCAGAAGAAGGCCCTGGGAGAGGCGCTGGAGAAGATGAAGGCGGAGCTCATGCTGGTGGGCTTCATATCCCTGCTCCTCACCGTCTTCCAGACGCCCATCTCCAAGATATGCATCTCCCACAAGGCCGGCAACGTCATGCTGCCGTGCAAGCTGCCAGCACCCTACGCGGGCAGCGGTGACGACGGCGAGAAGGACAACCGCCGCCGGCTTCTCAGCTTCTTCCAAGACGAGACCCACCGTCGGTCCTTGGCCACCGCCGTCGCGGACGTCTGCGCCAGTAAG GGCAAGGTGGCTCTCATGTCCACTAGCAGCCTGCACCAGCTGCACATATTCATCTTCGTGCTCGCCGTCTTCCATGTCGCTTACAGCGTCATCTCCATGACGCTCAGCCGTCTCAAA ATGAAGAAGTGGAAGAAATGGGAGGCAGAGACCGCCTCCTTGGAATATCAGTTCGCAAATG ATCCTTTGCGGTTTCGTTTCACGCATCAGACGTCCTTCGTGAAGCGCCACATGGGCCTCTCCAGCGTCACCGGCGTCAGATGGATA GTTGCGTTCTTCAGGCAGTTCTTCAGGTCAGTCACCAAGGTGGACTACCTCACATTGCGCCAAGGCTTCATCAAT GCGCATTTGTCGCCCAACATAAAATTCGACTTCCACAAGTACATCAAGCGGTCGCTGGAGGACGACTTCAAAGTCGTTGTCGGCATCAG cctcCCGCTGTGGTTCGTGGCGATCCTTACGCTCTTCCTTGATTTTAAAG GGATCAGCACGCTCACCTGGATTACATTTGTCCCTCTCGTG ATCCTCCTGTGTGTTGGAACCAAGCTAGAGATCATCATTATGGAGATGGCGCAAGAGATTCAAGACCGAGCCACCGTCATCAAGGGGGCTCCTGTCGTCGAGCCCAGCAATAAGTTCTTCTGGTTCAACCGCCCTGATTGGGTCTTGTTCCTTATACATTTGACACTGTTCCAG AATGCGTTTCAGATGGCTCATTTCGTGTGGACCCTG GCCACACCTGGCTTGAAGAAATGCTTCCACGAGAACATAGGACTAAGCGTCATGAAGGTCGTGGTGGGCTTAGGTCTTCAGATCATGTGCAGCTACATCACCTTCCCCCTCTATGCACTTGTCACACAG ATGGGCTCGAACATGAAGAGGACCATCTTCGACGAACAGACGGCCAAGGCACTGCAAAACTGGCGGAACACAGCCAGGGAGAGGAAGAAGACCAGAGACACGGACATGTTGACGGCACAGATGATCGGCGACGCTACGCCAAGCCGAGGAACGTCGCCGGTGCCAAGCCGAGGAGCGTCCCCAGTGCACCTGCTTCACAAGAGCAAAAAACGCTCCGATGATTTCGAGAGCGCACCAACCTCGCCAAAGAACGAGATGGAGGCTAGTGACATGTATCCCGTTGTGGCACATCGGGTGCTCAAACTAAATCCTTCGGATAGGAGGAGGTCTGCCTCATCGTCGGCTCTCGATTCTGACGTCAGTGCTGAATTTTCCTTCAGCATGCAACATTGA